A stretch of the Candidatus Rokuibacteriota bacterium genome encodes the following:
- a CDS encoding molybdopterin-dependent oxidoreductase, whose protein sequence is MATARLMGSSIKRREDPRFITGKGNYTDDLKLPGMTYAAFVRSPHAHARIRRIDTSAAKAHPGVVDVFTGQDLTGVGSLPCGWLLMKAGVDKLKQAGLPLDLKEDIKVVPHMPLVSDVARHVGDPVAVVIADSQVAAQDAAEKVVVDWEPLPSVTSTEKATAPGAPQPYKEAPNNICFEWQIGDAAATEAAFKSAPVVVKKRIVNQRLVANAMEPRASVARYDAATDELTIWITSQNPHVHRLLMTAFVLGLPEHKVRVIAPDVGGGFGSKIFVYNEEIVLAWAARRVQRPIRWTSTRREAYLTDAQGRDHVTAAELALSREGKILGLRVRTTANLGAYLSTFAPAVPTYLYGTLLNGVYEMGAIHCAVTGVYTNSVVVDAYRGAGRPEASYLLERMIEAGAAALKMDTAEIRRRNFIPKFANGYQTKVVVNYDSGNYGPTFDKLLAALDYEKFRAEQAAARKQGRLIGVGFSTYIEACSIAPSKVVGMLGAGAGLYESGVVRVHPTGKVSVFTGSHSHGQGHETTFAQLVADQLGIPMDDVEVVHGDTGKVPFGMGTYGSRSAAVGGTALLMSLNKIKEKGKKIAAHLLEASPGDIEYAGGQFSVRGAPGKAVPFGAVALTAYVPHNYPDGLEPGLEETSFYDPANFCFPFGAHACVVEVDPDTGHVKILRYLAVDDVGNVINPMIVDGMVHGGIAQGVGQALWEGAVYDDQSGQLLTGSMLDYAMPKADMLPLYETDRTETPTPVNPLGIKGAGETGTIASTPAVVNAVVDALSGLGVDHFEAMPLTPERVWKTVQAARSRK, encoded by the coding sequence ATGGCCACCGCGAGACTGATGGGCTCGAGCATCAAGCGCCGGGAGGACCCCCGCTTCATCACCGGCAAGGGCAACTACACGGACGACCTGAAGCTGCCGGGCATGACTTACGCCGCCTTCGTCCGGAGCCCGCATGCCCATGCGCGCATCCGGCGGATCGACACAAGCGCGGCGAAGGCTCACCCGGGCGTCGTGGACGTGTTCACGGGACAGGACCTGACCGGCGTGGGCTCGCTGCCCTGCGGGTGGCTGCTCATGAAGGCCGGCGTGGACAAGCTCAAGCAGGCCGGGCTCCCGCTCGACTTGAAAGAAGACATCAAGGTCGTTCCGCACATGCCCCTGGTCTCGGACGTGGCCCGCCACGTCGGCGATCCGGTAGCGGTCGTCATCGCCGACAGCCAGGTCGCCGCCCAGGACGCGGCGGAGAAGGTGGTGGTGGACTGGGAGCCGCTGCCCTCCGTCACGAGCACCGAGAAGGCCACCGCCCCGGGCGCGCCGCAGCCCTACAAGGAGGCCCCGAACAACATCTGCTTCGAGTGGCAGATCGGCGATGCGGCTGCCACGGAGGCCGCCTTCAAGTCGGCCCCGGTGGTGGTGAAGAAGCGCATCGTGAACCAGCGGCTCGTGGCGAATGCCATGGAGCCGCGCGCCAGCGTCGCCCGCTATGACGCCGCCACCGACGAGCTCACGATCTGGATCACGTCCCAGAACCCGCATGTCCACCGGCTGCTCATGACGGCCTTCGTCCTGGGCCTTCCCGAGCACAAGGTGCGTGTCATCGCGCCCGACGTGGGCGGCGGCTTCGGGTCGAAGATCTTCGTCTACAACGAGGAGATCGTCCTGGCGTGGGCGGCCCGGCGGGTGCAGCGGCCCATCCGGTGGACCTCCACGCGGCGCGAGGCCTACCTGACGGACGCCCAGGGGCGCGATCACGTCACCGCCGCCGAGCTGGCGCTGTCGCGGGAGGGCAAGATCCTGGGGCTGCGCGTCAGGACCACGGCCAATCTCGGCGCCTACCTCTCGACCTTCGCCCCGGCCGTGCCGACCTATCTGTACGGGACGCTCCTCAACGGCGTCTACGAGATGGGTGCCATCCACTGCGCGGTCACGGGTGTCTACACCAACAGCGTCGTCGTGGACGCCTACCGGGGCGCCGGACGGCCGGAGGCATCCTACCTGCTGGAGCGCATGATCGAGGCCGGGGCCGCCGCGCTCAAGATGGACACCGCGGAGATCCGGCGCCGGAACTTCATCCCGAAGTTCGCCAACGGCTACCAGACCAAGGTCGTGGTGAACTACGACAGCGGCAACTACGGCCCCACCTTCGACAAGCTGCTGGCGGCGCTGGACTACGAGAAGTTTCGCGCGGAGCAAGCGGCGGCGCGGAAGCAGGGGCGGCTCATCGGCGTCGGCTTCTCGACCTACATCGAGGCGTGCAGTATCGCGCCCTCGAAGGTGGTCGGGATGCTGGGTGCGGGCGCCGGCCTGTACGAGTCGGGCGTCGTGCGCGTGCACCCGACGGGGAAGGTCTCGGTGTTCACGGGCTCGCACTCCCACGGGCAGGGGCACGAGACGACCTTCGCCCAGCTGGTGGCCGACCAGCTCGGCATCCCCATGGACGACGTGGAGGTGGTCCATGGGGATACCGGGAAGGTGCCCTTCGGGATGGGCACCTACGGCAGCCGCTCGGCCGCGGTAGGCGGCACCGCCCTCCTGATGTCGCTCAACAAGATCAAAGAGAAGGGCAAGAAGATCGCGGCGCATCTCCTCGAGGCCTCCCCCGGCGACATCGAGTACGCCGGCGGGCAGTTCTCCGTGCGCGGCGCGCCCGGCAAGGCGGTGCCCTTCGGCGCGGTGGCGCTGACAGCCTACGTGCCCCACAACTATCCGGACGGCCTCGAGCCCGGGCTCGAGGAGACGAGCTTCTACGACCCGGCGAACTTCTGCTTCCCCTTCGGGGCGCATGCCTGTGTGGTCGAGGTGGACCCGGACACCGGCCACGTCAAGATTCTCCGCTACCTGGCGGTGGACGATGTTGGAAACGTGATCAACCCGATGATCGTGGACGGCATGGTCCACGGCGGCATCGCCCAGGGGGTCGGCCAGGCGCTCTGGGAGGGTGCGGTGTACGACGACCAGTCGGGCCAGCTCCTCACCGGGAGCATGCTGGACTATGCGATGCCCAAGGCCGACATGCTGCCGCTCTACGAGACCGACCGCACCGAGACCCCGACGCCGGTGAACCCGCTGGGCATCAAGGGTGCGGGGGAGACCGGTACCATCGCGTCCACGCCCGCCGTCGTCAATGCGGTGGTGGACGCGCTGTCGGGGCTCGGCGTGGATCACTTCGAGGCCATGCCACTCACGCCCGAGCGCGTCTGGAAGACCGTTCAGGCCGCCAGGTCCCGGAAGTAA
- the larC gene encoding nickel pincer cofactor biosynthesis protein LarC has translation MKLAYFDCPSGASGDMILGALVDAGLSFEALRDGLAGLDLGGYSLERRDVMKGAFRATKVDVHVHDHGHGPDDGPGHAHERPHGSYVHPHRSLAVILGILERSALPGPVRDHAARIFTRLAEAEGRVHGVSVDEVHFHDVGAVDAIVDVTGACLGLHLLGIEVLHCSALPLGGGMAGGPHGQVPVPAPGTAELLRGFPVVDTGVKRELVTPTGAAILTTLAAGAGAMPAMTVSAVGYGAGSMDLDTPNVIRLFVGEGAAPPDPMGVATETVFQVETTVDDMSPQLWEPLMERLFTAGALDVYLTPVLMKKSRPGVVLTALCEQGDVGAVARALFQESTTIGVRWAAWQRQRLPRELVRLETSYGALAFKVSRLGDRVVTVTPEFDEVRQIARDRGLPVREVLDAARAEGRRLLTSGPGTA, from the coding sequence ATGAAGCTGGCGTACTTCGACTGCCCGAGCGGGGCGTCGGGGGACATGATCCTGGGCGCCCTCGTGGACGCCGGGCTGTCCTTCGAGGCGCTTCGCGACGGACTGGCGGGGCTCGACCTCGGCGGCTACTCCCTCGAGCGGCGCGACGTGATGAAAGGCGCCTTCCGGGCGACGAAGGTGGACGTCCATGTCCACGACCACGGCCACGGCCCCGACGACGGGCCCGGTCACGCCCACGAGCGCCCCCACGGCTCCTACGTCCACCCGCACCGCAGCCTGGCCGTCATCCTCGGCATCCTGGAACGCAGCGCGCTGCCGGGACCCGTCCGGGACCACGCCGCGCGGATCTTCACGCGGCTGGCCGAGGCCGAGGGGCGCGTGCATGGGGTGAGCGTGGACGAGGTGCACTTCCACGACGTGGGGGCGGTGGACGCGATCGTGGACGTGACCGGGGCCTGCCTGGGCCTCCACCTGCTGGGAATCGAGGTGCTGCACTGCTCGGCCCTGCCGCTGGGCGGCGGCATGGCGGGCGGGCCGCATGGCCAGGTCCCGGTGCCCGCGCCTGGGACCGCCGAGCTGCTTCGCGGCTTCCCGGTGGTGGACACCGGGGTCAAGCGGGAGCTGGTGACCCCCACGGGGGCGGCGATCCTCACGACGCTGGCCGCGGGGGCCGGGGCCATGCCCGCCATGACCGTCTCCGCCGTGGGCTACGGCGCGGGCAGCATGGACCTCGACACGCCGAACGTGATCCGGCTCTTCGTGGGGGAAGGGGCCGCGCCGCCCGACCCGATGGGGGTCGCGACGGAGACGGTGTTCCAGGTCGAGACCACGGTGGACGACATGTCCCCCCAGCTCTGGGAGCCCCTGATGGAGCGGCTCTTCACCGCGGGGGCGCTGGATGTGTACCTCACCCCCGTCCTGATGAAGAAGAGCCGCCCCGGCGTGGTCCTCACGGCCCTCTGCGAGCAGGGCGACGTCGGGGCGGTCGCGCGGGCGCTCTTTCAGGAGTCCACCACCATCGGCGTTCGCTGGGCGGCCTGGCAGCGCCAGCGGCTCCCGCGCGAGCTGGTGAGGCTGGAGACGTCGTACGGCGCACTGGCCTTCAAGGTCTCGCGCCTGGGCGACCGGGTGGTCACGGTGACGCCCGAGTTCGACGAGGTGCGGCAGATTGCCCGGGACAGAGGCCTGCCCGTGCGCGAGGTGCTCGACGCGGCCCGGGCCGAGGGGCGCCGGCTCTTGACATCCGGCCCAGGCACGGCATAG
- the mtnP gene encoding S-methyl-5'-thioadenosine phosphorylase has translation MTASKQPGRRPARRDRDAERVGVIGGSGLYAMEGLTEVRWVRVKTPFGDPSDAYCVGRLGDREVIFLPRHGRGHRLTPSELNYRANIHGLKQLGARWVISISAVGSMKEEIRPLDLVLPDQFYDHTKRRASSFFGDGIVAHVGLAHPVCSDLADLLEAAGRETGATVHRGGTYICIEGPQFSTKGESEIYRSWGVSVIGMTNMPEAKLAREAELCYATLALATDYDVWHEEHEVVSVEAVVANLLKNVATAREVLRRVIPRIGKPCGGGCRQALKDAVITNPAAFSPRARRRLDLLLGHYFPKEKSRG, from the coding sequence ATGACAGCGAGCAAGCAGCCCGGGCGGAGGCCCGCAAGACGCGATCGAGACGCCGAGCGCGTGGGCGTCATCGGAGGCAGTGGCCTCTACGCCATGGAGGGCCTCACCGAGGTGCGGTGGGTGCGGGTCAAGACCCCCTTCGGCGATCCGTCGGATGCCTACTGTGTCGGCCGGCTGGGAGACCGCGAGGTGATCTTCCTGCCGCGCCACGGCCGCGGGCACCGGCTCACGCCCTCGGAGCTGAACTACCGGGCGAACATCCACGGGCTCAAGCAGCTGGGCGCCCGCTGGGTGATCTCCATCAGCGCCGTGGGGAGCATGAAGGAGGAGATCCGGCCGCTGGATCTCGTGCTCCCTGACCAGTTCTACGACCACACGAAGCGCCGGGCGTCGTCCTTCTTCGGCGACGGCATCGTGGCCCACGTGGGGCTCGCGCATCCCGTGTGCTCGGACCTGGCCGATCTCCTGGAAGCCGCCGGGCGCGAGACAGGAGCCACGGTGCACCGCGGGGGGACCTACATCTGCATCGAGGGGCCGCAGTTCTCCACCAAGGGGGAGTCGGAGATCTACCGGAGCTGGGGTGTCTCCGTGATCGGCATGACCAACATGCCGGAGGCCAAGCTCGCCCGCGAGGCGGAGCTCTGCTACGCCACCCTCGCGCTGGCCACCGACTACGACGTCTGGCACGAGGAGCACGAGGTGGTGTCGGTGGAGGCCGTGGTGGCCAACCTGCTCAAGAACGTCGCCACCGCCAGGGAGGTGCTGCGCCGGGTCATCCCGCGCATCGGCAAGCCCTGCGGCGGCGGCTGCCGGCAGGCGCTCAAGGATGCCGTGATCACGAACCCCGCGGCCTTCTCGCCGCGCGCCCGGAGGCGGCTCGACCTCCTGCTCGGGCACTACTTCCCGAAGGAGAAGTCCCGTGGCTGA
- a CDS encoding xanthine dehydrogenase family protein subunit M: protein MYPAQFDYHTPGTLKEALDLLGKYKEEAKLLAGGHSLLPAMKFRLARPAHLVDLRKVPGLAGIKEEGGTLVIGAMTTHWAVESSPVVKGRCPVLAQTAAQIGDPMVRNLGTIGGSLSHADPAADYPATIIALSAEMVLEGARGRRTVKADDFFKGLMTTAVGPDEILSEVRVPVCGPGVGCAYLKFPHPASRFAVVGVAAVLTLDGGKVGKAGIGITGAGTRAVRARGVEAALQGKTLDTATIQAAAERAPEGVDVQADLQGSVEYKQHLLRVFAKRAIEAAARK, encoded by the coding sequence ATGTATCCAGCCCAGTTCGACTACCACACGCCCGGTACGCTGAAGGAAGCCCTCGATCTCCTCGGCAAGTACAAGGAGGAGGCCAAGCTCCTGGCTGGGGGTCACAGCCTCCTGCCGGCCATGAAGTTCAGGCTGGCGCGGCCGGCGCACCTCGTGGATCTGCGAAAGGTCCCGGGGCTCGCCGGGATCAAGGAGGAGGGCGGCACGCTGGTGATCGGTGCCATGACCACCCACTGGGCCGTCGAATCCTCTCCGGTGGTCAAGGGCAGGTGCCCCGTCCTGGCCCAGACTGCGGCCCAGATCGGCGACCCCATGGTGCGCAACCTCGGGACCATCGGCGGGAGCCTCTCTCACGCCGACCCGGCGGCCGACTATCCGGCGACGATCATCGCGCTCAGCGCCGAGATGGTCCTCGAGGGTGCCAGGGGCCGGCGGACGGTCAAGGCCGACGACTTCTTCAAGGGGCTCATGACGACGGCGGTGGGGCCCGACGAGATCCTGAGCGAGGTCCGGGTCCCCGTCTGCGGCCCGGGCGTGGGCTGCGCGTACCTGAAGTTCCCGCACCCGGCCTCGCGCTTCGCCGTGGTGGGCGTGGCCGCCGTGCTCACGCTCGACGGCGGCAAGGTCGGCAAGGCCGGCATCGGCATCACCGGTGCCGGCACCCGGGCCGTGCGCGCCAGGGGCGTGGAGGCCGCGCTCCAGGGGAAGACGCTCGACACGGCGACGATCCAGGCGGCCGCCGAGCGAGCGCCGGAGGGGGTGGATGTGCAGGCCGACCTCCAGGGCTCGGTGGAGTACAAGCAGCACCTGCTCAGGGTCTTCGCGAAGCGGGCCATCGAGGCCGCGGCCAGGAAGTAG
- a CDS encoding sugar kinase has protein sequence MVVVGSVALDSVKTPFGQVAEALGGSATYFSYAASFFTGVHVVAAVGQDFPKAHLALLEGRGVDIGAVQVKEGKKTFRWTGEYGFDLNDARTLDTQLNVLAEFTPVLSPVMRKAPFLFLANIDPELQLDVLRQMQQPRLVALDTMNFWIEGKREALCRVLSRVDVLLINDAEARMLAREPNLIKAARAIVDLGPRVIVIKRGEYGALMVAEGRFFFAPAYPLESVFDPTGAGDTFAGGFMGYLAQRGLTDGTSLRRAMVHGAVMASFTVEDFSLERLKRLDAAEIEGRYRVFQEMVHFDR, from the coding sequence CTGGTGGTGGTGGGCTCGGTGGCTCTGGACAGCGTCAAGACCCCTTTTGGCCAGGTGGCCGAGGCCCTGGGAGGGTCGGCCACTTACTTCTCCTACGCCGCGAGCTTCTTCACCGGGGTGCACGTCGTGGCGGCCGTCGGACAGGACTTCCCGAAGGCGCACCTGGCCCTGCTGGAAGGGCGGGGCGTGGACATCGGCGCGGTGCAGGTGAAGGAGGGCAAGAAGACATTCCGCTGGACCGGGGAGTACGGCTTCGACCTCAACGACGCCAGGACCCTGGACACCCAGCTCAACGTGCTCGCCGAGTTCACGCCGGTGCTCTCCCCGGTGATGCGCAAGGCGCCGTTCCTCTTCCTCGCCAACATCGATCCCGAGCTGCAGCTCGACGTGCTCCGCCAGATGCAGCAGCCGCGGCTCGTGGCGCTGGATACGATGAACTTCTGGATCGAGGGCAAGCGCGAGGCCCTGTGCCGCGTGCTCTCCCGCGTGGACGTGCTCCTCATCAACGACGCCGAGGCGCGGATGCTGGCACGCGAGCCCAACCTCATCAAGGCCGCGCGCGCCATCGTGGACCTGGGGCCCCGGGTGATCGTGATCAAGCGCGGCGAGTACGGCGCCCTCATGGTCGCCGAAGGCCGCTTCTTCTTCGCTCCGGCCTACCCGCTGGAGTCGGTCTTCGATCCGACCGGCGCAGGCGACACCTTCGCCGGCGGCTTCATGGGCTATCTCGCCCAGCGCGGCCTCACGGATGGGACCTCCCTCCGGCGCGCCATGGTGCACGGCGCGGTCATGGCCTCCTTCACGGTGGAGGACTTCTCGCTGGAGCGGCTCAAGCGGCTCGACGCGGCCGAGATCGAGGGGCGCTACAGGGTCTTCCAGGAGATGGTGCACTTCGACCGATGA
- a CDS encoding (2Fe-2S)-binding protein has translation MTINGVSYSHEVEPRMLLVHFIRELAGLTGTHVGCDTSQCGACTIHLNGAAVKSCTLLAVQADGATITTIEGLARDGQLHPIQEGFWEKHGLQCGFCTPGMIMSAAQLLQRYPNPSEAEIRHQLEGNLCRCTGYHNIVKAIQYAAEKMAKR, from the coding sequence ATGACGATCAACGGCGTGAGCTATTCCCACGAGGTCGAGCCGCGGATGCTCCTGGTGCACTTCATCCGGGAGCTGGCGGGGCTCACGGGCACGCATGTGGGCTGCGACACCAGCCAGTGCGGGGCCTGCACGATCCACCTGAACGGCGCGGCGGTGAAGTCCTGCACGCTGCTGGCCGTGCAGGCCGACGGGGCCACCATCACCACCATCGAGGGGCTGGCCAGGGATGGGCAGCTCCACCCCATCCAGGAAGGCTTCTGGGAGAAGCACGGACTGCAATGCGGCTTCTGCACGCCAGGCATGATCATGTCGGCCGCCCAGCTGCTCCAGCGCTACCCGAATCCCTCCGAGGCCGAGATCCGCCACCAGCTGGAGGGCAACCTCTGCCGCTGCACGGGCTACCACAACATCGTCAAGGCCATCCAGTACGCCGCCGAGAAGATGGCGAAGCGGTAG
- the mtaB gene encoding tRNA (N(6)-L-threonylcarbamoyladenosine(37)-C(2))-methylthiotransferase MtaB, producing the protein MTSEPVTVSVATLGCRLNQVESQEMLAVLESRGFRAVAGQEPARVYVVNTCTVTGRADFSDRQLIRRIARERPGALVVVTGCYAQTDPRAVARIPGVDLVVGNQEKYRLPELLAPLLSRGGGSRAEGRQPAEIEVAPIAAAHAVPVAPFARVAGRSRASVKVQDGCQYRCAFCIVPTARGGSRSQDPKVVLEQVRALVEAGYREITLTGVDLGHYGRDLLPRTTLAALVTQLDAVPRLRWLRLSSILPAYFTPELIEAIVGSRVVTPHLHLPLQSGSDRVLRLMRRPFNTRMYRALVERLARDIPGLGLGADMIVGHPGEGDLDFAETLSLVGELPFSYLHVFSYSDRKGTESARLRDHVPAPAIRARSAALRRLGRGKALAFRRRMLGRTHEALVLETRDRATGLLSGLTANYVEVLFDGPDTLARRFVPVTITDCRPEGTFGRLEEPTA; encoded by the coding sequence GTGACCAGCGAGCCCGTCACGGTGAGCGTGGCCACGCTCGGCTGCCGGCTGAACCAGGTCGAGTCCCAGGAGATGCTGGCAGTCCTGGAGAGTCGGGGCTTCCGCGCGGTGGCGGGGCAGGAGCCAGCCCGGGTGTACGTGGTGAACACCTGCACCGTGACGGGCCGGGCGGACTTCTCCGATCGGCAGCTCATCAGGCGCATCGCGCGCGAGCGGCCTGGCGCCCTCGTGGTGGTCACGGGCTGCTACGCCCAGACCGATCCGCGGGCCGTCGCGCGTATCCCCGGCGTGGACCTCGTTGTCGGCAACCAGGAGAAGTACCGGCTCCCCGAGCTGCTGGCGCCGCTCCTCTCGCGGGGGGGGGGGTCCCGGGCCGAGGGCAGGCAGCCGGCAGAGATCGAGGTGGCGCCCATCGCGGCGGCCCACGCGGTGCCGGTGGCGCCCTTCGCACGGGTGGCCGGCCGCTCGCGCGCCTCCGTGAAGGTCCAGGACGGCTGCCAGTACCGCTGCGCCTTCTGCATCGTGCCGACCGCGCGGGGTGGCAGCCGGAGCCAGGACCCGAAGGTGGTGCTCGAGCAGGTGCGCGCGCTCGTGGAGGCCGGGTACCGCGAGATCACGCTCACGGGGGTGGACCTGGGACACTACGGCCGGGACCTCCTGCCGCGCACGACGCTGGCCGCCCTGGTGACGCAGCTCGATGCCGTTCCGCGGCTCCGATGGCTCCGGCTCTCGTCGATCCTGCCCGCCTACTTCACCCCGGAGCTTATCGAGGCGATCGTGGGCTCGCGCGTCGTCACGCCTCACCTGCACCTGCCGCTCCAGAGCGGCAGCGACCGTGTGCTGCGTCTCATGCGCCGCCCGTTCAACACGCGCATGTACCGGGCGCTGGTGGAGCGGCTGGCGCGGGACATCCCGGGTCTCGGCCTCGGCGCCGACATGATCGTGGGGCATCCGGGAGAGGGCGACCTGGACTTTGCCGAGACGCTGAGCCTCGTCGGGGAGCTGCCCTTCTCCTACCTGCACGTCTTTTCCTACTCGGACCGAAAGGGCACGGAGTCCGCCCGGCTCCGCGACCACGTGCCGGCTCCAGCGATCCGGGCGCGGAGCGCGGCGCTCCGGCGGCTGGGGAGGGGAAAGGCGCTCGCCTTCAGGCGGAGGATGCTGGGACGGACCCATGAGGCGCTCGTCCTCGAGACCCGCGACCGGGCCACCGGTCTCCTCTCCGGGCTGACGGCCAATTACGTCGAGGTGCTCTTCGACGGCCCCGACACTCTCGCCCGCCGCTTCGTGCCAGTGACCATCACCGACTGCCGGCCCGAGGGGACCTTCGGCCGCCTGGAGGAGCCGACCGCATGA
- the larE gene encoding ATP-dependent sacrificial sulfur transferase LarE encodes MTTAAPLAEKYERLLGILRALDHLIVAFSGGVDSTFLGWAAKEAVGERALLVTADSETYPSSELAEARRLAALIGLPHTVVQTRELDNPDYARNAPDRCFFCKDTLFTRLEAIGREHGGLPIVYGALMDDLGDHRPGMEAAREKGVRAPLIEAELWKEEVRVLSREAGLPTWDKPSFACLSSRFQYGDPITAEKLRRVDEAEAFLRALGFSQFRVRHHDRLARIELPLPEMERLWQAGLREGIVARFRALGYAYVTLDLEGFRSGSANEMLRGIGKRPGPS; translated from the coding sequence ATGACGACGGCAGCCCCGCTGGCGGAGAAGTACGAGCGGCTCCTGGGCATTCTCCGAGCCCTGGACCACCTCATCGTGGCCTTCTCGGGCGGCGTGGACTCCACCTTTCTGGGCTGGGCGGCGAAAGAAGCGGTGGGTGAGCGGGCGCTGCTGGTCACAGCCGACTCGGAGACCTACCCCTCCTCCGAGCTGGCCGAGGCCCGGCGGCTCGCCGCTCTCATCGGCCTGCCGCACACCGTGGTGCAGACGCGCGAGCTCGACAATCCCGACTACGCGCGGAACGCGCCCGACCGGTGCTTCTTCTGCAAGGACACGCTCTTCACACGCCTCGAGGCCATCGGGCGCGAGCACGGGGGACTGCCCATCGTCTACGGCGCCCTCATGGACGATCTCGGCGACCACCGTCCCGGCATGGAGGCGGCGAGAGAGAAGGGCGTGCGGGCGCCGCTCATCGAGGCCGAGCTGTGGAAGGAGGAGGTGCGGGTCCTCTCGCGCGAGGCCGGGCTCCCAACCTGGGACAAGCCGTCCTTCGCGTGCCTGTCGTCCCGCTTCCAGTACGGCGACCCGATCACCGCGGAGAAGCTCCGCAGGGTGGACGAGGCCGAGGCCTTCCTCCGGGCGCTCGGCTTCAGCCAGTTCCGGGTGCGCCACCACGACCGGCTGGCCCGGATCGAGCTGCCGCTCCCGGAGATGGAGCGGTTGTGGCAGGCGGGGCTGCGCGAGGGCATCGTCGCCCGCTTCCGCGCGCTGGGCTACGCCTACGTCACGCTGGACCTCGAGGGCTTCCGCAGCGGCAGCGCCAACGAGATGCTCCGCGGGATCGGGAAGCGGCCCGGGCCCTCCTAG
- a CDS encoding substrate-binding domain-containing protein produces the protein MSWRPRVFRATVCAVALLAWVPVGAVSSQETIKVGGTGGAVRSIEILAEAFQKTPDHSRVEILTRLGSRGAKTALLAAVLDIAVSAQAVTPAESEQGLSGVELGRTPFVFATSSTNPVPGFTLPELVNIYAGRTLNWPDGSRLRLILRPPGDSDSDSLKRMSREMERAVTAAHGRPGLKMAATDQDSAEAIEAIPGALGTLTLALILSERRPLKALSINGVPPSQRAIADGSYPYVKTFYLVTPRTPSPRARRFLEFAGSAPGREILSRLGYWVR, from the coding sequence GTGAGCTGGAGGCCCCGGGTGTTCCGGGCGACGGTCTGCGCCGTCGCTCTCCTGGCGTGGGTCCCGGTCGGCGCCGTCTCGTCCCAGGAAACGATCAAGGTCGGCGGCACCGGGGGAGCCGTGCGCTCGATCGAGATCCTCGCGGAGGCCTTCCAGAAAACCCCCGATCACAGCCGGGTCGAGATCCTCACCCGGCTGGGTAGCCGTGGCGCCAAGACGGCGCTGCTGGCGGCGGTTCTTGACATCGCGGTGAGCGCCCAGGCGGTCACGCCCGCGGAGTCCGAGCAGGGGCTCAGCGGCGTGGAGCTGGGCAGGACGCCGTTCGTCTTCGCGACCTCCAGCACGAACCCTGTCCCCGGGTTCACGCTCCCGGAGCTGGTGAACATCTACGCCGGCCGGACCCTGAACTGGCCCGACGGGAGCCGGCTGCGACTGATCCTGCGCCCTCCAGGCGACTCCGACAGCGACAGCCTCAAGAGGATGTCCCGCGAGATGGAGCGGGCGGTCACCGCCGCCCATGGCCGTCCCGGGCTGAAGATGGCGGCCACGGACCAGGACAGCGCCGAGGCCATCGAGGCGATCCCCGGAGCGCTCGGCACCTTGACGCTGGCCCTGATCCTCTCCGAGCGGCGCCCGCTCAAGGCGCTCTCGATCAACGGCGTCCCGCCCAGCCAGAGGGCCATCGCCGACGGTTCCTACCCGTACGTCAAGACCTTCTACCTGGTGACGCCCCGGACGCCCTCACCGCGCGCGCGGCGTTTCCTGGAGTTCGCGGGGTCGGCGCCCGGCCGCGAGATCCTTTCCCGCCTGGGGTACTGGGTCCGGTGA